One Micromonas commoda chromosome 7, complete sequence genomic window carries:
- a CDS encoding predicted protein, giving the protein MLVMRLARVSATRCSTGYVNRFTAGLGTTADATTSSVETSGWLGRPETDSRPSNSEDTERGDVRTPADSDRDHFRENPSVALWNEWRFDGTPEGARALLLECASSARTPRDAAYWAYHVARSSWFLGQGAAGILASSLGGGGGPSGGGAPLAGDGSIRSGIIAGSRLMAEALQTFRQDLAHINAGTYKAPYDMDPNHRQFNPAYVASKTARFLTEAASTLEKNRAARRSESAPETKVWMDSPMYPDYYLKTFHWQTDGWLSSRSAEVYETSTETLFLGRQDAMQRTALVPLSEWMRERGVKDGAGAKFLELACGTGRFLTFVRDNYPKMDVTGLELSPFYLAEARKNGAYWEKLRRRKRSSPAGLVTETLSKVGGLAKAAGLPVPPMPSARRDDVQDEAGKETLGSCEYVQAQAEKMPFPDASFDAITCVYLLHELPPETRREVAKEAARVLRPGGVLILADSIQLGDRPRMDKNLGRFGDFNEPYYRSYIEEALVEVFGPEGAGLEPWTKDLCSSTKVLSFRKPE; this is encoded by the coding sequence ATGTTGGTGATGAGGCTGGCGCGCGTATctgcgacgcgctgctcTACAGGCTACGTCAATCGGTTCACGGCGGGGTTGGGCACCACCGcagacgcgacgacgtcatcagTCGAAACCTCGGGCTGGTTGGGGCGGCCCGAGACTGACTCCCGGCCCTCGAACAGCGAGGAcaccgagcgcggcgacgtacgcaCGCCCGCGGACTCCGATCGGGACCACTTCCGCGAGAACCCGAGCGTCGCCCTTTGGAACGAGTGGAGGTTCGACGGCACGCCGGAGGGAGCGAGAGCCTTACTCCTGGAatgcgcctcgtccgcccgCACCCCGCGAGACGCGGCGTACTGGGCCTACCACGTGGCCAGGAGCTCGTGGTTCCTCGGGCAGGGCGCCGCTGGTATTCTCGCGTCCTCcctcggcggtggtggcggtcCCTCGGGCGGGGGTGCTCCCctggcgggcgacggcagcATCCGCTCCGGGATCATCGCGGGCTCCAGGCTGATGGCCGAGGCGCTCCAGACGTTCAGGCAGGACCTCGCGCACATCAACGCCGGGACGTACAAGGCGCCGTACGACATGGACCCCAACCACAGGCAGTTTAACCCCGCGTACGTGGCGAGCAAAACGGCCAGGTTTCTCACCGAGGCGGCTTCGACGCTGGAGAAGAACCGAGCCGCGAGGCGGTCGGAATCCGCGCCCGAGACGAAGGTGTGGATGGACTCGCCGATGTACCCGGACTACTACCTCAAGACGTTCCACTGGCAGACGGACGGGTGGCTGTCGTCCAGGTCCGCGGAGGTTTACGAGACGTCTACCGAGACTCTGTTTCTGGGGCGACAGGACGCGATGCAGAGAACCGCGCTGGTGCCGCTCTCCGAGTGGATGCGGGAGAGGGGCGTGAAGGACGGGGCGGGTGCCAAGTTTCTGGAGCTCGCGTGCGGCACCGGTCGGTTCCTCACGTTTGTCCGGGATAACTACCCGAAGATGGACGTCACGGGGCTGGAACTGTCGCCGTTTTATTTGGCCGAGGCGCGCAAAAACGGGGCGTACTGGGAGAAgcttcggcggcggaagcggaGCTCGCCCGCCGGGCTTGTGACGGAGACCCTGTCGAAGGTTGGCGGGttggccaaggcggcgggtcTTCCCGTCCCTCCGatgccgtccgcgcgtcgagaCGATGTCCAGGATGAGGCTGGGAAAGAGACGCTCGGTAGCTGCGAGTACGTACAGGCCCAGGCTGAGAAGATGCCGTTCCCGGATGCGTCATTCGACGCGATCACCTGCGTGTACCTGCTGCATGAGCTACCCCCCGAGACGAGGCGCGAGGttgcgaaggaggcggcgcgggtgctcCGGCCGGGGGGCGTCCTAATCCTGGCAGATTCAATCCAGCTGGGGGACAGACCCAGGATGGACAAAAACTTGGGCAGGTTCGGAGACTTCAACGAGCCATACTACAGATCGTacatcgaggaggcgctggtgGAGGTGTTCGGACCGGAGGGCGCTGGCCTGGAGCCCTGGACCAAGGATCTTTGCTCCAGCACCAAGGTTCTGTCTTTTAGGAAACCAGAGTAG
- a CDS encoding predicted protein: MFADHQHSGTSHTDTRACRTHHMRLVCLVLLLLLHAEFASCRVVSTRPNVTEASPLTKKPPPQLSLEEHLFDCRVKCRDEIWNPVCHANTTYANDCWVNCTAGIRDVNTGAITEEGSCNRRQEDPEFRFRKPHSVRPMETRMWRRRHYIHHCVFRFVFRG, encoded by the exons ATGTTTGCGGATCACCAGCACTCTGGAACTTCGCACACAGACACACGCGCGTGTCGCACCCATCACATGCGACTGGTCTGCCTCGTCCTTCTACTGCTCCTTCACGCCGAATTTGCGAGCTGCCGGGTCGTTTCCACCAGACCAAATGTCACTGAGGCTTCACCGCTGACCAAGAAGCCGCCTCCTCAACTCTCCTTGGAGGAACACCTCTTCGACTGTAGAGTAAAGTGCCGTGACGAGATATGGAACCCTGTATGCCACGCGAACACCACGTACGCGAACGACTGCTGGGTTAACTGCACCGCCGGCATTCGCGACGTGAACACGGGCGCGATCACAGAGGAAGGCAGTTGCAATAGGCGACAAGAAGATCCGGAGT TCCGGTTCAGAAAACCACACTCAGTTCGCCCGATGGAGACCCGCATGTGGCGAAGACGGCATTACATACACCACTGCGTGTTTCGCTTCGTGTTCAGGGGTTAG
- a CDS encoding predicted protein, giving the protein MSTSPAPEGEDPADLLDRTNLAAYLSARKQLAAENSQLGLPTRPVLPGVLRTDETVSEAMELLSSLRVQAAPLVAMHADNQHYDAQAFISCGDLVLGFLERVNSSGLGTATRDVNVLDRMAALTAVGQAYSKTKLVDIRSRWDGTGVWSTATEDMSLADALRRCMHIGEEHRNEPGSPMLRQCPHRFAVIDASGMVVDIVAQSDLAMYLRRNADLLDQTVMNATLQSMNLGSQGSRRVVSVNASTPTVDCFYEMERANVQAVAIIDENTDALIGNLSETDIMTLKSDAYGALALPVGEYLLHAHGITNPKIPDIVNRTLYNPDSTVFSAALANEGSRLVVTCELGATIAEVLDAMHVKAVHRVWVVDDAGRPVGVVALSDILAAIAVKKPAGVRGTSEGTMGKSTMHAAIPTPTSQSSA; this is encoded by the coding sequence ATGTCCAcctcgcccgcccccgaAGGCGAGGACCCCGCGGATCTCCTCGATCGCACGAACCTGGCGGCTTACCTATCCGCCCGCaagcagctcgccgcggagaactCGCAGTTGGGCCTCCCGACACGCCCCGTGCTTCCCGGGGTCCTGCGCACCGACGAGACCGTCAGCGAGGCCATGGAGCTGCTAAGCAGCCTGCGCGTCCAGGCTGCGCCTCTGGTCGCCATGCATGCCGACAACCAGCACTACGACGCGCAGGCGTTCATCTCTTGCGGTGACCTCGTCCTCGGTTTTCTCGAGCGGGTCAACAGCTCGGGCTTgggcaccgcgacgcgcgacgtcaACGTCCTCGATCGCATGGCCGCGCTGACGGCTGTCGGCCAGGCGTATTCCAAGACGAAACTCGTGGATATTCGCTCGCGCTGGGACGGTACTGGCGTCTGGTCCACCGCCACCGAGGACATGTCCTTGGCAGACGCGCTCCGTCGCTGTATGCACATAGGGGAGGAACACCGGAACGAACCCGGTTCGCCCATGCTCAGGCAGTGCCCGCACAGGTTCGCggtcatcgacgcgtccggcatGGTGGTCGACATCGTCGCGCAGTCCGACCTCGCCATGTACCTCCGTCGTAACGCGGACCTGCTGGACCAGACGGTCATGAACGCCACGCTCCAGTCAATGAACCTCGGGTCCCAAGGCAGTCGCCGCGTCGTATCCGTAaacgcctcgacgccaacCGTCGACTGCTTCTACGAGATGGAAAGGGCGAACGTCCAGGCCGTGGCGATCATCGATGAGAACACCGACGCACTGATCGGCAACCTATCCGAGACGGATATCATGACGCTGAAGAGCGACGCGTACGGAGCCCTCGCGTTGCCGGTGGGCGAGTACCTGCTCCACGCGCACGGCATCACCAACCCCAAAATTCCGGACATTGTCAACAGAACCCTGTACAACCCCGACTCGACCGTGTTCAGCGCCGCTCTCGCGAACGAGGGCTCGAGGCTCGTGGTGACCTGTGAGCTGGGTGCCACGATCGCCGAGGTCCTGGACGCCATGCACGTCAAGGCAGTGCACCGTGTCTGGGTCGttgacgacgcggggagACCCGTCGGGGTTGTCGCGTTGTCggacatcctcgccgccatcgccgtcaaGAAACCGGCTGGAGTGCGGGGTACGAGCGAGGGCACGATGGGCAAGTCCACCATGCACGCCGCGATTCCAACACCCACGTCTCAGAGCAGCGCGTGA
- a CDS encoding predicted protein, whose product MVHEPAPLSVLTNIESQVSGGCRWRDSKFHPPIVSSVTSPRGTACGLVCLLRDIPTLIAPCHVIGGIDELRSVKAVARVPIHPVDAFGSETVAKDTASAAVHMELKLDPETLFFHSPPPSAGRPLDHNHLDYVAVAIRYPYPRERLRRLEDAAEVVAPRTRMTLFAAPGEWHELTSDDPEALARRAKRYQLTSASAAACISSRGGAAAAAEVLWRPGWVTSSNALTAAEHVVVRHNATRLPNEAGALVMSATPGWNGSEPSAGPGEYWSGLRLLALQRSRTGDGEEGAGVMIADVLRDVAEHEAERTVRASVKALRMRPVVEELMRDAAGMYPGSGSRGMRCRAAIEALLAVGNEPVGATAQAALMHKNSDREILTVNSTARAENGCAHLQRDMERWTERFSLSVQLADATCHALGWLARARIGDGDAGAGTGDALCLKLMWRHPTCGALRAKGLWALRMRLQHRMNHPAVGSDGRTGLARMAEAAKRALQEPEEVAEGPGRSAMMNQAAMLADLCLQSVPGYPPEKPAPPIIPEDVTDRPRSYFNDTAHLL is encoded by the coding sequence ATGGTACATGAGCCGGCTCCCTTGAGCGTCCTCACCAACATCGAGTCCCAGGTTTCCGGCGGGTGCCGATGGAGGGACTCCAAGTTCCATCCTCCCATCGTATCGTCGGTGACGTCTCCGAGGGGCACGGCGTGCGGGTTGGTGTGCCTGCTGCGCGACATCCCGACGCTGATCGCGCCGTGTCACGTCATCGGAGGCATCGATGAGCTCCGCTCGGTCAAAGCGGTGGCTCGAGTCCCCATCCaccccgtcgacgcgttcgggaGCGAGACCGTTGCGAAGGacacggcgtccgccgcggtgcacaTGGAGCTCAAGCTGGACCCCGAGACGCTGTTCTTCCACAGCCCaccgccgtccgcgggtcGTCCCCTGGACCATAACCACCTGGACTACGTCGCAGTCGCCATCAGGTACCCTTACCCGAGGGAGAGGCTCAGGAGGCTGGAGGATGCGGCCGAGGtggtcgcgccgcggacccgaatgaccctcttcgccgcgcccggggagtGGCACGAGCTCACGTCCGACGACCCCGaggccctcgcccgccgagcGAAGCGATACCAActcacgtccgcgtccgccgcggcgtgtaTTAGCAGCCGAGGGggcgcggcagccgccgcggaggtccTGTGGAGGCCTGGATGGGTCACTTCGAGcaacgcgctcaccgcggcggagcacgtcgtcgtccggcaCAACGCGACCAGGCTGCCGAACGAGGCCGGGGCGCTGGTgatgtccgcgacgccggggtggaACGGTTCGGAGCCCAGCGCGGGACCGGGCGAGTACTGGTCCGGGCTGCGGCTGCTGGCGCTGCAGAGGTCGAGGACCGGGGACGgtgaggagggcgcgggggttaTGATCGCGGAtgtcctccgcgacgtcgccgagcacgagGCGGAGCGGACCGTTCGAGCATCCGTGAAAGCCCTGAGGATGCGACCGGTGGTGGAGGAGCTcatgcgcgacgcggcgggtaTGTATCCCGGGTCGGGTTCCAGGGGTATGAGGTGtcgcgccgccatcgaggcgctcctcgcggtcggCAACGAGCCCGTtggcgccaccgcgcaggCTGCGCTCATGCATAAAAACAGCGACAGGGAGATTCTGACGGTCAACTCCACCGCACGGGCCGAGAACGGATGCGCGCACCTGCAACGGGACATGGAGCGATGGACGGAGCGGTTCTCTCTGTCCGtgcagctcgcggacgcgacgtgccACGCCCTGGGCTGgctggctcgcgcgcgcataggcgacggcgacgcgggcgcgggcacaGGCGACGCGCTCTGTCTTAAACTGATGTGGCGTCATCCAACGTGCGGCGCGCTGCGGGCGAAGGGTTTGTGGGCGCTGCGGATGCGGCTGCAGCACAGGATGAATCACCCGGCGGTTGGGTCGGACGGACGGACGGGTctggcgaggatggcggaggcggctaAGCGGGCGTTGCAGGAGCCGGAGGAGGTTGCGGAGGGGCCGGGGCGATCGGCGATGATGAACCAGGCGGCCATGCTCGCGGACCTGTGTCTACAGAGCGTGCCGGGGTATCCGCCGGAGAAACCCGCACCGCCCATCATCCCCGAGGACGTGACAGACAGGCCGAGGAGCTACTTCAACGACACGGCGCACC